One genomic segment of Sorex araneus isolate mSorAra2 chromosome X, mSorAra2.pri, whole genome shotgun sequence includes these proteins:
- the LOC101541861 gene encoding NACHT, LRR and PYD domains-containing protein 12-like isoform X1 translates to MNDLKEGEDDSNPLASLSWEELADYREEYKNYLKEKYLKLGDDQGYQHGKYIDSQQLIVKDYIVAEMKECGIPQEDQFIELKHVFDPDDEGFSSSPTVLLQGYAGSGKTAAVHKFLFDWAEGRVTPGRFDFIIYINCRELNPSAHLSAADLITNTFKELDGPILDIVLMYPEKLLFIFDEFPQLQHPVGEEEENVYADPQKKEPVDTLLCNFLRKLVFPESALMITARFSVMKQFQSLLNDLLLAEVLWFTEDEKKSYFLNQFSDADTAMSIFCNLQESEGLDILSSLPIVSWMVCHVLPGEDDKMFTRSLQTVTDVYVFYFSKCLQTLPDILMCKGQSCLWGLCSLAAEGLQKHQVLFDISDLRRHGIEDFDTTGTFLSHFLEKSKDDANIYTFLHFSFQEFLAAVFYALQNDSDGTIFNQMEEMQDLFWYGKGFSSLTIKFLFGLLHKENEKAVEITFGQKIFEGLLEELLQWTEREIKITSFGYQVEPMDLFHCLYELQEDDCVKRLICDLKSIVLYQPTYTKMDILALSFCVKNSTNELSVSLKCQHLLGFKEEKDDSALSPMAPDLTVTESPLHFLCQTMLTSCCKVRELKLIFCHFTYSYGKDLASVLETSQCLAELEFTKCTLEDSAMQFLCGGYKQSNSSLQIVRMYRCLISTASCGMLAAFVSRSEWLTELELSETKLEVTALKLLFEGLKAPTCKLQKFSLSGSLHPETSETVCEYLSSVLICNTYLIELNLSENPLGDTAVKHLCEGLRHPNCSIEILDLNTCLLTDASCLHLSSFLQANKTLRELFLFSNALGDTGVQYLCEPLKHPECKLENLVLSECSLSAASCEALAQVLSSSQNLTRLLLINNKIEDSGVKLLCEGLKQPDCQLQNLGLWTCSLRGECCEDLSNAFYTNEHLIELDLTDNALGDKAMQALCEGLKHPSCKLQTLWLANCQLTDDCCEALAAALLENENLISLDLCGNDIKDFGVQILCDAVIHPTCNLKTLSVDTDHLNEETVQKMEALKISKPGFTW, encoded by the exons ATGAATGATCTGAAAGAAGGAGAAG ATGACTCAAATCCTCTGGCTTCACTTTCATGGGAGGAGCTTGCAg ATTACCgagaagaatataaaaattatctcaAAGAAAAATACCTGAAACTAGGAGATGATCAAGGTTATCAGCATGGCAAGTATATAGATTCACAACAACTTATTGTAAAGGACTATATTGTAGCGGAAATGAAAGAGTGTGGAATTCCTCAAGAAGATCAGTTTATTGAGCTGAAGCATGTCTTTGATCCTGATGATGAGGGCTTCAGCTCGTCCCCAACAGTATTGCTCCAGGGATATGCTGGAAGCGGGAAAACAGCCGCAGTGCACAAGTTTCTGTTTGACTGGGCAGAAGGAAGGGTTACTCCAGGCAGGTTTGATTTTATCATCTACATAAACTGCAGAGAACTAAACCCTAGTGCTCACCTCAGTGCTGCTGACCTGATCACTAACACTTTCAAAGAGCTGGATGGGCCTATCTTGGACATTGTTCTGATGTACCCAGAGAAGCTTCTATTCATTTTTGACGAATTTCCTCAGCTGCAGCACCCAGTAGGTGAAGAGGAAGAGAATGTCTATGCTGATCCCCAGAAGAAAGAGCCAGTTGACACCCTCTTATGTAATTTTCTGAGGAAACTAGTCTTTCCTGAATCTGCTCTCATGATCACTGCTCGGTTTTCAGTCATGAAGCAGTTCCAGTCTCTGTTAAATGATCTTCTCCTGGCAGAAGTCCTATGGTTTACAGAGGATGaaaagaaatcatattttttaaatcagttttcaGATGCCGATACAGCAATGAGTATCTTTTGTAATCTGCAAGAAAGTGAAGGCCTTGACATTTTGTCTTCTCTTCCTATTGTGTCCTGGATGGTGTGCCATGTTCTGCCAGGAGAGGATGACAAGATGTTTACGAGATCACTTCAGACTGTGACAGATGTGTATGTGTTTTACTTTTCCAAGTGCCTCCAAACCCTTCCAGACATCTTGATGTGTAAGGGACAAAGTTGTCTGTGGGGTCTTTGCTCTCTGGCTGCGGAGGGACTGCAGAAGCACCAGGTTCTGTTTGACATTAGTGACCTCAGAAGACACGGGATTGAAGATTTTGACACCACTGGCACATTTCTCAGTCACTTTTTGGAGAAATCCAAAGATGATGCCAATATCTACACTTTCCTTCACTTCAGTTTTCAGGAGTTCTTAGCTGCTGTGTTCTATGCACTGCAGAATGACAGCGATGGTACGATTTTTAATCAAATGGAAGAAATGCAAGATTTATTCTGGTATGGAAAAGGGTTTTCATCATTAACCATAAAGTTCTTATTTGGCCTCTTACATAAAGAGAATGAAAAGGCTGTAGAAATCACTTTTGGACAAAAAATCTTTGAAGGACTTCTAGAGGAGTTACTGCAGTGGactgagagagaaataaaaataacatctttTGGGTATCAGGTTGAGCCCATGGACTTGTTTCACTGTTTGTATGAGCTGCAGGAAGATGACTGTGTGAAAAGGCTAATCTGCGATTTAAAGTCCATCGTCCTGTACCAACCTACTTATACAAAAATGGACATTCTGGCTCTGTCATTCTGTGTTAAGAACAGCACCAATGAACTGTCGGTGTCTCTGAAATGTCAGCACCTACTTGGATTTAAGGAGGAAAAAGATGATTCAGCCCTATCTCCCATGGCACCAGATTTGACAGTTACTGA gTCACCACTACATTTTCTTTGCCAAACAATGCTAACTTCGTGCTGTAAAGTCCGAGAACTGAA ACTGATTTTCTGCCACTTCACATATTCATATGGTAAAGACCTTGCTTCAGTATTGGAAACTAGCCAGTGTCTGGCAGAATTGGAATTTACAAAATGTACCCTGGAAGATTCAGCAATGCAATTTTTGTGTGGAGGATATAAACAGTCTAATTCTTCCTTGCAGATAGTAAG AATGTACCGATGCCTTATCTCTACTGCTTCTTGTGGAATGCTAGCGGCTTTTGTCAGCAGAAGTGAGTGGCTCACAGAGTTGGAACTGAGTGAGACAAAACTGGAAGTTACAGCTTTGAAATTGCTCTTTGAAGGCTTAAAAGCTCCCACTTGCAAATTGCAGAAGTTCAG ctTGAGTGGCAGCCTTCATCCTGAGACCTCAGAGACTGTTTGCGAGTATCTCTCATCTGTTCTCATTTGCAACACCTATCTCATTGAGCTGAACCTCAGTGAAAACCCCCTGGGGGACACAGCAGTGAAACATCTTTGTGAGGGTCTCAGACACCCCAACTGCAGTATAGAAATATTAGA CTTGAACACATGTCTCCTCACAGATGCTAGCTGTCtgcatctttcttcttttctgcaaGCAAATAAGACTCTAAGAGAGCTGTTTCTGTTCTCCAATGCCCTGGGGGACACAGGAGTACAGTATCTCTGTGAACCGCTGAAGCATCCGGAATGTAAACTTGAGAATCTTGT ATTGTCTGAATGCTCCCTCTCTGCGGCATCCTGTGAGGCCCTCGCCCAAGTCCTGAGCTCCAGTCAGAATCTCACGAGGTTGCTTCTTATTAATAACAAAATTGAAGATTCTGGAGTGAAATTGCTGTGTGAAGGATTAAAGCAGCCTGACTGTCAGTTACAGAACCTGGG ATTGTGGACCTGTAGCCTTAGAGGAGAGTGTTGCGAGGATCTGTCCAATGCATTCTACACCAATGAACACCTGATAGAACTCGACCTCACTGACAATGCCTTGGGGGACAAGGCCATGCAGGCGCTTTGTGAAGGTCTGAAACACCCTTCCTGCAAACTGCAGACCTTGTG GTTAGCAAACTGTCAGCTCACAGATGATTGCTGTGAAGCCCTTGCTGCTGCCCTCCTTGAAAATGAGAACCTGATATCACTGGACTTATGTGGAAATGACATTAAGGATTTTGGAGTACAGATACTGTGTGATGCGGTGATTCATCCCACCTGCAACCTAAAGACATTATC
- the LOC101541861 gene encoding NACHT, LRR and PYD domains-containing protein 12-like isoform X2: MNDLKEGEDYREEYKNYLKEKYLKLGDDQGYQHGKYIDSQQLIVKDYIVAEMKECGIPQEDQFIELKHVFDPDDEGFSSSPTVLLQGYAGSGKTAAVHKFLFDWAEGRVTPGRFDFIIYINCRELNPSAHLSAADLITNTFKELDGPILDIVLMYPEKLLFIFDEFPQLQHPVGEEEENVYADPQKKEPVDTLLCNFLRKLVFPESALMITARFSVMKQFQSLLNDLLLAEVLWFTEDEKKSYFLNQFSDADTAMSIFCNLQESEGLDILSSLPIVSWMVCHVLPGEDDKMFTRSLQTVTDVYVFYFSKCLQTLPDILMCKGQSCLWGLCSLAAEGLQKHQVLFDISDLRRHGIEDFDTTGTFLSHFLEKSKDDANIYTFLHFSFQEFLAAVFYALQNDSDGTIFNQMEEMQDLFWYGKGFSSLTIKFLFGLLHKENEKAVEITFGQKIFEGLLEELLQWTEREIKITSFGYQVEPMDLFHCLYELQEDDCVKRLICDLKSIVLYQPTYTKMDILALSFCVKNSTNELSVSLKCQHLLGFKEEKDDSALSPMAPDLTVTESPLHFLCQTMLTSCCKVRELKLIFCHFTYSYGKDLASVLETSQCLAELEFTKCTLEDSAMQFLCGGYKQSNSSLQIVRMYRCLISTASCGMLAAFVSRSEWLTELELSETKLEVTALKLLFEGLKAPTCKLQKFSLSGSLHPETSETVCEYLSSVLICNTYLIELNLSENPLGDTAVKHLCEGLRHPNCSIEILDLNTCLLTDASCLHLSSFLQANKTLRELFLFSNALGDTGVQYLCEPLKHPECKLENLVLSECSLSAASCEALAQVLSSSQNLTRLLLINNKIEDSGVKLLCEGLKQPDCQLQNLGLWTCSLRGECCEDLSNAFYTNEHLIELDLTDNALGDKAMQALCEGLKHPSCKLQTLWLANCQLTDDCCEALAAALLENENLISLDLCGNDIKDFGVQILCDAVIHPTCNLKTLSVDTDHLNEETVQKMEALKISKPGFTW, encoded by the exons ATGAATGATCTGAAAGAAGGAGAAG ATTACCgagaagaatataaaaattatctcaAAGAAAAATACCTGAAACTAGGAGATGATCAAGGTTATCAGCATGGCAAGTATATAGATTCACAACAACTTATTGTAAAGGACTATATTGTAGCGGAAATGAAAGAGTGTGGAATTCCTCAAGAAGATCAGTTTATTGAGCTGAAGCATGTCTTTGATCCTGATGATGAGGGCTTCAGCTCGTCCCCAACAGTATTGCTCCAGGGATATGCTGGAAGCGGGAAAACAGCCGCAGTGCACAAGTTTCTGTTTGACTGGGCAGAAGGAAGGGTTACTCCAGGCAGGTTTGATTTTATCATCTACATAAACTGCAGAGAACTAAACCCTAGTGCTCACCTCAGTGCTGCTGACCTGATCACTAACACTTTCAAAGAGCTGGATGGGCCTATCTTGGACATTGTTCTGATGTACCCAGAGAAGCTTCTATTCATTTTTGACGAATTTCCTCAGCTGCAGCACCCAGTAGGTGAAGAGGAAGAGAATGTCTATGCTGATCCCCAGAAGAAAGAGCCAGTTGACACCCTCTTATGTAATTTTCTGAGGAAACTAGTCTTTCCTGAATCTGCTCTCATGATCACTGCTCGGTTTTCAGTCATGAAGCAGTTCCAGTCTCTGTTAAATGATCTTCTCCTGGCAGAAGTCCTATGGTTTACAGAGGATGaaaagaaatcatattttttaaatcagttttcaGATGCCGATACAGCAATGAGTATCTTTTGTAATCTGCAAGAAAGTGAAGGCCTTGACATTTTGTCTTCTCTTCCTATTGTGTCCTGGATGGTGTGCCATGTTCTGCCAGGAGAGGATGACAAGATGTTTACGAGATCACTTCAGACTGTGACAGATGTGTATGTGTTTTACTTTTCCAAGTGCCTCCAAACCCTTCCAGACATCTTGATGTGTAAGGGACAAAGTTGTCTGTGGGGTCTTTGCTCTCTGGCTGCGGAGGGACTGCAGAAGCACCAGGTTCTGTTTGACATTAGTGACCTCAGAAGACACGGGATTGAAGATTTTGACACCACTGGCACATTTCTCAGTCACTTTTTGGAGAAATCCAAAGATGATGCCAATATCTACACTTTCCTTCACTTCAGTTTTCAGGAGTTCTTAGCTGCTGTGTTCTATGCACTGCAGAATGACAGCGATGGTACGATTTTTAATCAAATGGAAGAAATGCAAGATTTATTCTGGTATGGAAAAGGGTTTTCATCATTAACCATAAAGTTCTTATTTGGCCTCTTACATAAAGAGAATGAAAAGGCTGTAGAAATCACTTTTGGACAAAAAATCTTTGAAGGACTTCTAGAGGAGTTACTGCAGTGGactgagagagaaataaaaataacatctttTGGGTATCAGGTTGAGCCCATGGACTTGTTTCACTGTTTGTATGAGCTGCAGGAAGATGACTGTGTGAAAAGGCTAATCTGCGATTTAAAGTCCATCGTCCTGTACCAACCTACTTATACAAAAATGGACATTCTGGCTCTGTCATTCTGTGTTAAGAACAGCACCAATGAACTGTCGGTGTCTCTGAAATGTCAGCACCTACTTGGATTTAAGGAGGAAAAAGATGATTCAGCCCTATCTCCCATGGCACCAGATTTGACAGTTACTGA gTCACCACTACATTTTCTTTGCCAAACAATGCTAACTTCGTGCTGTAAAGTCCGAGAACTGAA ACTGATTTTCTGCCACTTCACATATTCATATGGTAAAGACCTTGCTTCAGTATTGGAAACTAGCCAGTGTCTGGCAGAATTGGAATTTACAAAATGTACCCTGGAAGATTCAGCAATGCAATTTTTGTGTGGAGGATATAAACAGTCTAATTCTTCCTTGCAGATAGTAAG AATGTACCGATGCCTTATCTCTACTGCTTCTTGTGGAATGCTAGCGGCTTTTGTCAGCAGAAGTGAGTGGCTCACAGAGTTGGAACTGAGTGAGACAAAACTGGAAGTTACAGCTTTGAAATTGCTCTTTGAAGGCTTAAAAGCTCCCACTTGCAAATTGCAGAAGTTCAG ctTGAGTGGCAGCCTTCATCCTGAGACCTCAGAGACTGTTTGCGAGTATCTCTCATCTGTTCTCATTTGCAACACCTATCTCATTGAGCTGAACCTCAGTGAAAACCCCCTGGGGGACACAGCAGTGAAACATCTTTGTGAGGGTCTCAGACACCCCAACTGCAGTATAGAAATATTAGA CTTGAACACATGTCTCCTCACAGATGCTAGCTGTCtgcatctttcttcttttctgcaaGCAAATAAGACTCTAAGAGAGCTGTTTCTGTTCTCCAATGCCCTGGGGGACACAGGAGTACAGTATCTCTGTGAACCGCTGAAGCATCCGGAATGTAAACTTGAGAATCTTGT ATTGTCTGAATGCTCCCTCTCTGCGGCATCCTGTGAGGCCCTCGCCCAAGTCCTGAGCTCCAGTCAGAATCTCACGAGGTTGCTTCTTATTAATAACAAAATTGAAGATTCTGGAGTGAAATTGCTGTGTGAAGGATTAAAGCAGCCTGACTGTCAGTTACAGAACCTGGG ATTGTGGACCTGTAGCCTTAGAGGAGAGTGTTGCGAGGATCTGTCCAATGCATTCTACACCAATGAACACCTGATAGAACTCGACCTCACTGACAATGCCTTGGGGGACAAGGCCATGCAGGCGCTTTGTGAAGGTCTGAAACACCCTTCCTGCAAACTGCAGACCTTGTG GTTAGCAAACTGTCAGCTCACAGATGATTGCTGTGAAGCCCTTGCTGCTGCCCTCCTTGAAAATGAGAACCTGATATCACTGGACTTATGTGGAAATGACATTAAGGATTTTGGAGTACAGATACTGTGTGATGCGGTGATTCATCCCACCTGCAACCTAAAGACATTATC